From a single Xanthocytophaga agilis genomic region:
- a CDS encoding DUF2892 domain-containing protein codes for MNTNMGSLDRSIRFLVALLIGSAGIYFQSWWGLVAIIPLVTAFVSQCPLYTLLGISTKPLKSQKK; via the coding sequence ATGAATACAAATATGGGAAGTTTGGATCGTAGCATTCGCTTTTTGGTTGCCCTTCTGATTGGATCTGCTGGTATATATTTTCAGAGTTGGTGGGGATTAGTAGCAATTATTCCTTTGGTAACGGCGTTTGTGAGCCAATGCCCTTTGTATACATTGCTTGGTATCAGTACCAAGCCACTAAAAAGCCAAAAAAAATAA
- a CDS encoding DUF983 domain-containing protein: protein MPRTKFSAILHEKCPRCREGNIFTYPLSKVSRFSITNENCPVCNLRYEKEPGTFYGAMYVSYGFNVGMVVALFIATFTIGNDPHLMWYFIVIIPALILAAPFFFRYSRVLWLYFFSDVKYNPSLADKAQGTV, encoded by the coding sequence ATGCCCCGCACTAAGTTTTCTGCTATACTTCATGAAAAATGTCCACGTTGCCGTGAAGGAAACATTTTTACCTATCCTTTGAGCAAGGTATCACGTTTTTCTATTACCAATGAGAATTGTCCTGTATGTAACCTGCGTTATGAAAAAGAGCCAGGTACGTTTTATGGTGCCATGTATGTGAGTTATGGATTTAATGTAGGGATGGTGGTTGCTTTGTTTATTGCCACATTTACGATAGGTAATGATCCTCATCTGATGTGGTATTTTATTGTAATAATTCCGGCTCTGATTCTTGCTGCCCCGTTCTTCTTCCGTTATTCTCGTGTACTCTGGTTATACTTCTTCTCAGATGTCAAGTATAATCCTTCACTGGCTGACAAAGCACAGGGGACAGTTTGA